A section of the Anaerolineae bacterium genome encodes:
- a CDS encoding YvcK family protein produces MRVKRWLLLLLAGVAAIGLGLAYILRDIYQTWTFPPIAYYVTLQFLSRPVRAALFGLAGLSAITVAVFQLNRSLLDALHLPNGESIVDVLYRQRQRERGPKVVAIGGGTGLSTLLRGLKHYTAHITAIVTVADDGGSSGRLRRELGVLPPGDFRNCLAALANDEALITKLFQYRFAAGAGLDGHSFGNLFIAAMVGITGNFERAIIESGKVLAIQGQIMPSTLENVTLYADLRMAQNDQVLVRRVEGESVIPEQGWPIERVYLKPEEPPAYPGAVRAILDADMIIIGPGSLYTSILPNLLVPDIARAIRASRALKVYVCNVATQPGETDGFSVEDHLRALEQHVGPGLVDCVLVNSQPVTPPAEANYQMVTVREAMPPHYLLLRAELVDAERPWRHDSHKLARALFEAFNKRKPQGA; encoded by the coding sequence ATGCGCGTGAAGCGCTGGTTGCTGTTGCTGTTGGCCGGCGTGGCGGCAATTGGCCTGGGACTGGCATATATCCTGCGGGATATTTACCAGACCTGGACCTTCCCGCCGATTGCCTACTATGTGACGCTCCAGTTTCTCAGCCGCCCGGTACGGGCGGCTTTGTTTGGGCTTGCCGGCCTGAGCGCCATCACCGTCGCCGTCTTCCAGCTCAACCGCTCTCTGCTGGATGCCCTCCATCTGCCCAACGGCGAGAGCATTGTGGATGTCCTGTACCGCCAGCGCCAGCGGGAACGCGGCCCCAAAGTGGTGGCCATCGGCGGCGGTACGGGCTTGTCTACCCTTTTGCGGGGGTTGAAGCATTACACGGCGCATATCACGGCGATCGTGACGGTTGCCGATGATGGCGGAAGCTCCGGCCGCCTGCGCCGGGAGCTGGGAGTGCTCCCGCCGGGAGATTTTCGCAACTGTCTGGCCGCCCTGGCCAACGATGAGGCGCTCATCACCAAACTGTTCCAGTACCGCTTCGCCGCCGGCGCCGGCCTGGACGGCCACAGCTTCGGCAACCTGTTCATCGCCGCCATGGTGGGCATCACGGGCAATTTCGAGCGCGCCATCATCGAGTCGGGCAAGGTGCTGGCCATCCAGGGGCAGATCATGCCCTCCACGCTGGAGAACGTCACCCTGTACGCGGACCTGCGGATGGCCCAGAATGACCAGGTGCTGGTGCGGCGGGTGGAGGGGGAGTCGGTCATCCCCGAACAGGGCTGGCCGATTGAACGGGTGTACCTGAAGCCGGAGGAGCCGCCGGCCTACCCCGGGGCGGTGCGCGCTATCCTGGACGCCGACATGATCATCATCGGGCCGGGGAGCCTGTACACCAGCATCCTGCCGAACCTGCTGGTGCCGGATATCGCCCGCGCCATCCGCGCTTCCCGCGCCCTCAAGGTGTACGTGTGCAACGTGGCCACCCAACCGGGCGAGACGGACGGTTTCTCCGTGGAGGATCACCTGCGGGCGCTGGAACAGCATGTCGGCCCGGGGCTGGTGGACTGTGTGCTGGTCAACAGCCAGCCGGTGACCCCGCCGGCGGAGGCCAATTACCAGATGGTGACTGTCCGGGAGGCAATGCCGCCTCACTATCTCCTGCTCCGCGCGGAGCTGGTGGATGCCGAACGGCCCTGGCGGCACGATTCCCATAAGCTCGCCCGGGCTTTGTTCGAGGCCTTTAACAAGCGCAAACCGCAGGGCGCATGA
- a CDS encoding tetratricopeptide repeat protein, which yields MKFVVRDTPQTPADTLRQLLSEAERLAANLPGAGASAARLLTLLDEIDAEHRRLKELGIDLRPEETRLESLHASLRQRKARFLRELRAAGGLAALRAQRTPPSEAWWWFLDEELAQERRRQLRRLGLLAGIAAGVLIIAVVVMYVIARPDPVVLATSRNLHRAQDYILQGRLSEAVPLMEENTRLDPQNPEWYIRLGVLAEVTGNAAQAQEAFSRGRELSTDEAAFLTERAQYYNEVNAFAPALADASEAVRLRPDSAMAHLMLGRALAGLRRYPEAIAAYEQAVALAENTDQTLYVIAKVELGYLLQSLPALTPAAP from the coding sequence ATGAAATTCGTCGTCCGAGATACGCCCCAGACCCCAGCTGATACCCTGCGCCAACTCCTGTCGGAGGCGGAAAGGCTCGCCGCTAACCTGCCGGGCGCCGGCGCATCCGCGGCGCGCCTGCTGACCCTGCTGGACGAGATAGATGCCGAACACCGCCGGCTGAAAGAGCTGGGGATTGACCTGCGCCCGGAGGAAACGCGGCTGGAAAGCCTGCATGCCTCCCTGCGCCAGCGCAAGGCCCGCTTCCTGCGGGAACTGCGCGCCGCCGGCGGGCTGGCCGCTCTGCGCGCCCAGCGCACGCCGCCCAGCGAGGCCTGGTGGTGGTTCCTGGACGAGGAGCTGGCACAGGAGCGCCGGCGCCAGCTCCGACGCCTTGGCCTGCTGGCCGGCATCGCGGCCGGCGTGCTGATCATCGCTGTGGTGGTCATGTACGTCATCGCCCGGCCGGACCCTGTGGTCCTGGCCACCAGCCGCAACCTGCATCGCGCCCAGGATTATATCCTCCAGGGGAGGCTTTCCGAGGCAGTTCCCCTCATGGAAGAAAATACCCGCCTGGACCCGCAGAACCCCGAATGGTACATCCGGCTGGGGGTGCTGGCGGAAGTCACCGGGAATGCGGCGCAAGCGCAGGAGGCCTTCTCCCGCGGCCGGGAGCTGTCAACGGACGAGGCGGCATTTTTGACAGAGCGCGCCCAGTATTATAATGAGGTGAATGCTTTTGCGCCGGCCCTGGCCGATGCCAGCGAGGCGGTGCGTCTGCGCCCCGATTCGGCCATGGCGCACTTGATGCTGGGGCGGGCGCTGGCCGGCCTGCGGCGCTACCCGGAAGCCATCGCCGCCTACGAGCAGGCAGTGGCCCTGGCGGAGAACACGGATCAGACGCTCTACGTCATAGCCAAGGTGGAGCTGGGCTATCTCTTGCAGAGCCTGCCGGCGCTGACGCCGGCGGCCCCCTGA
- a CDS encoding site-specific integrase, which yields MDTIEQLPLFPEFEGPPAVPPAEEAPAAPALSARAPLREAIRAFEDAMVRKGFTRNTITAFRADLRILCEFIPPDRPVGEIGTRDLQGFLTYLVRERGRPCKPKSYARRLTTLKVFFGWLYEEGTLPHDPAAPLVHQPAYTPLPRVLSEGQIAQVREAAQRLAQGEKPDWRPWLLFELLLQTGIKKTECMNIHLADIDITHPEGPALHIRYPQVRQKYKERTLKLPAEIVTLLREYRAQYQPAEHLFECTARNLEYVLNHLAELAGIDGGISFEMMRWTAALRDYRAGMDEAALRRKLGLSKLRWRETLEKLQRLAEPAL from the coding sequence GTGGATACCATAGAACAGCTTCCGCTGTTTCCGGAATTCGAGGGACCGCCGGCGGTACCGCCGGCTGAGGAAGCGCCGGCCGCGCCGGCCCTCTCCGCGCGCGCTCCCCTGCGCGAGGCCATCCGCGCCTTCGAGGACGCCATGGTGCGCAAGGGCTTCACCCGCAACACCATCACCGCCTTCCGCGCCGACCTGCGCATCCTGTGCGAATTCATCCCACCCGACCGCCCTGTCGGCGAGATCGGCACGCGCGACCTGCAGGGGTTCCTGACCTACCTCGTGCGCGAGCGCGGCCGGCCCTGCAAACCCAAGTCCTATGCCCGCCGGCTCACCACCCTGAAGGTCTTCTTCGGCTGGCTGTACGAAGAGGGGACCCTGCCGCATGATCCGGCCGCGCCGCTGGTGCATCAGCCGGCCTACACCCCCCTGCCGCGCGTCCTTTCCGAGGGGCAGATCGCCCAAGTGCGGGAAGCCGCCCAGCGGCTCGCGCAGGGCGAGAAGCCGGACTGGCGGCCGTGGCTCCTCTTCGAGCTCCTGCTCCAGACCGGCATCAAGAAGACCGAATGCATGAACATCCACCTGGCGGACATTGACATCACCCATCCGGAGGGGCCGGCACTGCATATCCGCTATCCCCAGGTACGCCAGAAGTACAAGGAGCGCACGCTGAAACTGCCGGCGGAAATCGTGACGCTACTGCGGGAGTACCGCGCCCAGTACCAGCCGGCCGAGCACCTCTTCGAATGCACGGCCCGCAACCTGGAATATGTGCTGAATCATCTGGCCGAGCTGGCCGGCATTGACGGCGGCATCTCCTTCGAGATGATGCGCTGGACCGCCGCCCTGCGGGACTACCGGGCCGGCATGGACGAGGCCGCCCTGCGCCGCAAATTGGGCCTGTCCAAACTGCGCTGGCGCGAGACGCTGGAGAAGCTCCAGCGGCTGGCCGAGCCGGCGCTGTAA